AATGCGCCCCAGGTGGGGCGCACTTCAAGCGCGGCTCTTCGTCGAAATTTCCTAGGTTTCGTTATGGACAGCAGCCGAAGCCGCGAATTGGTTTATGTAAAAAGTGTTAGTCGATAGCTTTTCTCTTTTGGTTATTAGGACAGGGACGAGTGTGCGCGGGAAATTTATCAGCGTCAAATGAAGATCAAATGGGGAAAGTTGAAAGCTGAAGGCAGAAATCCGCGTCCATCTGCGGTTGGAAGCAGTTGAGAGTTGTTGGTTGAGAGTTGAGGGTCGTGGCGGGCGGAACGCGGACTTGCTTTTGCGGGCATTTCAGGCGAAAAGAAAACCATGAGCTTTACCGGAACAGTCAAAGACGGCGTCGTGATCCTGCCGCCGGGATTGAAACTGCCGGATGGATTGGAAGTCCAATTGACCGTGCCGGATTCCGCGTCGCCCGAGGAAGCTTTTGTGCTCCGCGAAACCGCCAGCCCGTTTCCTACGGTGGTCGGTCTGCCGGATGATCTGTCCATCAATCTCGACTATTACCTGCACGGGCATCAGCACAAGCAGCAGCCGCGTCGCGGGCGGTGGATTTGCGCGGACAAGCCGATGCCGGAGTTGACACAGCAGGAGGCGGCGGGCAGCACAGAAAAACTTCTCGCCCTCGCGGCGGAAACCGAAAACCTTCCGGCTGACCTTTCCGCAAATCACGACCACTATCTGCACGGTCTGCCCAAACGATGAACCTGGTGTTTGCCGACACGTGGTTCTATCTGGCCATCCTCAATCGGGCGGATCCCAATCATCCGCGCGCGGTGGCGGCCAGCCGGTCGGAACGCCGGCATCGCGTCACCACGGATTTCGTGCTGGTGGAGGTGGGGGACGCCTTGAGCAAGACGGGTAATCGCGATGTGTTCACGCGTTTCCACTATTGGATTCAAACGCACTCCGGCACGACAGTGATACCCGCCTCGCGCCAGCTTCTGGAGGACGGACTGCATCTCTACCGGTATCGCCGCGACAAGGACTGGCCGCTGACTGATTGCATGTCATTCGTCGTGATGGACGATGAGGGAATCAGTGACGCGCTCACTGGCGACCGGCATTTCGAGCAGGCGGGCTTCAAGGCGCTGCTCAAGTAGCGGGCAAGGGCGAGGAATTTGTTTTCGAGTAATGCGCGGATTCGACACCTCCATGAATCTGCTGCAAACCACACCCACCCCGACCCCTCCCAGGAGGGGAACTATCCACCATGTGGCGCTCCCCTCCTGGGAGGGGCCAGGGGTGGGTTCACGGGTTCAAGGCGCGGAACGTTCTTTTGGGGGAATTCTTACCCCGACCCTCTCCCCGCTCGAGGCGCAGAGGGTGAAACTGCTGTGCGTTTTCTGGGTTCGCCTGCGGCAAATGAATCTGCGTCCATCGGCGTTCATCTGCGGTTGAGAGTTGTTGGTTGGCGTCGGTCCGTCAATTCTTCGCGGACTTAAGCTTGTTGGCCGGGTTGACGCCGCGCACAACTTCGCCTTGGGTGATCGCGGTGACATAGGCGCGCGGATTCATGTCCGCCGGCGCGTCGCAACTGATTGTGATTCGATTCACGCCTGCTTCCAACATCGGCACTCCGCCTTGCGGTTTCACTTCGGCCAGTAGTTCGCCGGTCGGGCCATACAGTTTGCAATCGGCCGGCGACCGGAGTTCGAGGTAGGAACCGCTTTCCATTTCCACCGGGAAAACGATGGTCTGCCCGCCAATCGTCAGCGACGGATTGCGCCACTTGGCTTTGATGGTGGGCAACGCGCGGACCGGACTGAGATGGCACGTCACCGAATCGTTTGGCGGCAGGTTGTTGTAAAACAGGTTCAAGCTGGAAATCGCCGAGGGGTGAATCGACTCGCGATAGATGGAATACGCGTCGCCGTAAGGCCAGATGTAATCCGTGAACCGCTGCGCCTCCGGCTCGATCAATTCGAAATACCGCCAGCCGGTGAAATCAACCACGATGTAGTTGTCCGCAATGCCGCTGAACAGATGCGCGGGGCTGTTGAGTTGGAGGTTCAGCGTCTCGCCTTTGCCATCGCCATGCACCCAGACTCCCAACGCTTCGTGTCCGGTCAGCTTGAGGGACGGGTCAAAAGTTCTTCCGGCCTTGGCCCAGGCGCCGCGGCGATTGGAGGTCGCATTGGTGGCGCTAAACCGACCGCTGGCGGCGCCGGATTTCAGCGGCTCCTTCACCGAGTCGATTTTGTGGGTGACGCCGGTTTGATCAGCCGAGTCGGAAAAGTCCTTTGCGCCACGAAAATCTGCAACGCTGATGTTGTTCGACGCTTCGTAAGGTCCGGCGGACATAAGCGCCTCGATGCGCAATTGAAGCGGCTGCCGCACGAACTTGTTCGTGATAGACCACGAGTTGCTCCAACCGTCCAGTCCTTCCACTTTGTGACGGTCGTATTGCGCGCGACGGAACTGCCATTCGCCTTCGGCACTTTGGAACAGCGTGAATTCATCGCCGGGCGCGCGCAGTCTGGCTTTGACCGCTTCGGAAAAATAGTTCGCGTGGCGCAGGGTTTCGTATTGCCGCATGATCGTCGCGAGGCGTGGGTAGGCGGGAATCTTTTTGATGTTCGCGGGATCGACGCCCATGAGCGCGAAGCCGGTGTCCGTGCCGAGACATTTGCACATCAGATATTCGATGTCGTCGGCGAAGGTCGGTTCACCTTGCGGGCCGCTCCAGGTTTTGACCGACCACCAGCCGAGTTGGCCCGGCAAAAACATCCGGCGATTGTCCTCGTTGGCGGCGACGTGCGTATCGATGAATTTCTTGTGAGCGCGGCGCGGATGGTCCCAAGCGCCCATGCGCGCGCGCACAAACCAGAGATGATGGCTGAAGGTGCTCATCTCCATCATCGCCGGTTTCTTGAGTCGCTTCCAAATCTCGAACGTGAACTTGGACTGATAATGCCAGGCATTCTCTCCACCGCCCACGATGTCGGAGCCGTCGAGCGCGTCCAGATAGATCATGTCGAACCCGCCCGCGTTGAATGCCTCAGCGGTTTTGGCGGCGACCTCGGTGTAGAGCGTCGAATCGCCGTCCGGCACGAACAACCCGAAACATTCCTTGAGATGATGCACCTTCGCACCTTGGGCGTGCAACGCGACGCGTGTGCCGTTCGCGCCGCGTTTGCAACCCGTGAATGCAAACGGCGGCTCTTTGGCGACGCCGGTGTAAGTAATCAGTTCGTCGTCGATTTGCAGCGTCACACTGTTGCGCACTGCGAAGCCAGTGATTGCGGACATGGCTTTGGTGGATTCGACAACGGGAACGTTCGTTGAGTCGGTGGTCAACGGTTCTGCCAGCGAGAAGGTGGCGTCCTTGCCGAGGCGCGGATCGGGCACGGGCGTGACCCACGGTGTGCGTTTGTCGATGAACTGTGCGTAGGTGTGAAGTCCGGCTTGCAGTCCGGCGGCGTGCAGTTTGTCGATAACCGCTTTGAAACTCGCCCAGCCGTTCGTGTAAGTTTTCGGGTTGGGCAGACAATCGCCGAAGCGGAACGAATTGCCGCCGTGGAAATCGATCTGGGTAATTCCCAGGCTGCGCGCCAGTTTGATCCAGTCGTCCACCTTGTCTTCCGACATGTCGCCGAAGTTGAAGAGGTACGAGCCGCGATTTTTTTCCGAGTCCAGCGCCCACGGCCCACCGATCGGCGAATGTGGCAGGTCGGGCGCCGCGCTCACCACTTCCTGCAAGACTCGGCGCAGCTCCTTTGGCGGACAGCCGATCACTGCCACCCGCGCGCCTGTCAAACCGAAACGCGGATAGCACGCCGCCCAAAGCTGGTGGCTGGCACCGGGAATATCGCGAACGTTTGTCTGAAGATTCAACGCCACGGCGCAGCCGGCGAAAGGTTCGTTGGGAGTTCCTTTGAGCGTGAGCGGCAGGTCGGTAAAGACCAGTTCCTCCACACCGTCGCCGCGAACGTCGGTTACTTCGAAGACGAAATATTGCTTCTTGGACGTGACTTTGAGCGTGGCCGTCACCCCGGCATCGCCGAACTCCACAGCCAGCTTGCCGCCAGAGTAAGACGCGGACGCGGCTGCGAACAGGCGGCCCGATTTTTTCACGGACGCAAACGGCGCGGGTGGATTTGTGGCGCAGTAGTCTTTGCCCGTGGCACGGTCGATAAAGTGGAGATTGCGACCGTCGGCACCGAGTTCATAACGCACGTAACGGTTTTGGAGAGTCAGAGCCGGCTTGGAATGCTGCGGCGCGGCGCCGAGCAGTTGAACGCTGGTGAGCAGGAACAAGGACTGCCAAAATAGACAATGTAGCCGCCAACGTAAGGGGGCGGATTCTTGAGCGCACGCATTTTCCGCCTCCTCACGTCGGCGGCTACAAATTCGGCGGTTACGAAACGCTTTGTGGCGAGAGTTCATTCGATACCGGCATCTTGGGCGAAACGCCAGCGGGTTACAATCACAGACCTATGCTTTCCAGCCAACGACACCGGAGATCAGGACGTTGATTCCCATGTCGAGAATTGACAGGAGGTAAAGGATTACTGCTGCCCGGAAGGCGAGCCGGCGGAGTCTGGCTTCCTCAAGAACGAGCACGAGGCCCGTGACGCCGATGGATTGGATGAGCAGGGCGGTATCGAGCATCGACCACAATTTGAACTGGAAGCCACCGGCAAACACAGAAACGACGAGGAAAAATGCCTGGATGCCCAGGAACAGTTTTACACGCGTCACTTCATCCGGAACCGGCGGGTCGGGCTTTTGTTCTGGATCCATACTGGGTGGCTTTGACGCCAAGATTATCGCCGGACCGCAGTATTGCAACCTGATTTCTTGAGCGATTTCGTCAAACCAATCTGTGAGATTGTTTTTTCCTGATTCTCTGGCAGGTTGGGTTGGTTCAAACCGCCGACCGAAAATGCTGATGAAACAAAACACCAAGCCATGAAGGCGCAAACTCCACCCGGCAAGAAACGTTATGCACTGAATGCTTTCCTGTGCGTGGCCGCACTGGTGCCAACCATGCTCAAAGGCGATGCGTTGGAGATGATCAATGGCGACCGTTACGCGGGCAACCTGATTTCAGTCACGCCGAGCAACGTGACGTTCCGAAGCGAAATCCAAGGGACGTTGAATTTACCGCGGAACAAAGTCGCCCGGATTTCGTTTGGCGAATCAACCGGACGGACGCCGGCAATTGTGACGAATGCGTTGCCGTCGAACCCGAAGACAAATCAGGCGGTTCAATTGCCTCCGAAACTCGATTTGGATTCCAAGTCGCTCAGCCAGGTGCAACAGGAGTTGCTCGGCTCGGCGAGTCCGGAAGCGCGCCGACAATTCGCCGAATCAGTCAAAGGCTTGATGACGGGCAGCCTGACGATCGACGACATCCGGGTGCAGGCGCGGAAGTCCGTGCAGGACATCAAAGCCGCCAAGGAAGAATTGGGTGAGGGCGCAGGTGGAGTACTTGATGGATATCTCCGAATCCTAGAACATTTCCTCACCGAAACGGACAAGCCGGAGGTCACCGCCCCGGTTGCGAAGCTGAATGCAACCAATTCAGTCCCGGCAACGACACCGCAGAAATAATCGTCCATGATGACAGATCATGACTCAAACGCAGGGAAAGATTCTGGTGATTCGCGGCGGGGCGATCGGTGATTTCATTCTGACGCTGCCGGCG
The Verrucomicrobiota bacterium DNA segment above includes these coding regions:
- a CDS encoding type II toxin-antitoxin system VapC family toxin; the protein is MNLVFADTWFYLAILNRADPNHPRAVAASRSERRHRVTTDFVLVEVGDALSKTGNRDVFTRFHYWIQTHSGTTVIPASRQLLEDGLHLYRYRRDKDWPLTDCMSFVVMDDEGISDALTGDRHFEQAGFKALLK